A stretch of Cucumis sativus cultivar 9930 chromosome 2, Cucumber_9930_V3, whole genome shotgun sequence DNA encodes these proteins:
- the LOC101208422 gene encoding prostamide/prostaglandin F synthase isoform X1, translating into MNSISAHTHNPFRSASHSIFPSSFTFNFPSQFPSHPFLNPISPSCILNSARLRTSNPHVRRNFRSSQVLKASTSSGYVPEIGEILGDVRIFTAGGEPVLFKDLWDQTEGMAVVALLRHFGCFCCWELASTLKESKERFDSSGVKLIAVGIGTPNKARILAERLPFPMDCLYADPDRKAYDLLGLYYGFGRTFLNPASVKVFSKTRLDIMREAMKNYTFEATPDDKSSVLQQGGMFVFKGKQLLYARKDEGTGDHAPLDDIYNICCTQVPAT; encoded by the exons ATGAATTCAATTTCTGCTCACACCCATAACCCTTTTCGATCTGCTTCCCATTCAATTTTCCCCTCCTCTTTCACTTTCAACTTCCCTTCCCAGTTTCCCTCTCATCCGTTTCTCAATCCTATTTCTCCCAGTTGCATCCTCAATTCTGCAAGATTACGGACCTCTAATCCCCATGTTCGTCGCAATTTCAGGTCGTCTCAAGTTCTCAAGGCTTCCACTTCTTCTGGATATGTCCCAGAGATTGGGGAAATTCTCGGGGATGTTCGTATTTTCACTGCTGGTGGTGAGCCAGTTCTGTTCAAGGATCTTTGGGACCAGACTGAG GGAATGGCTGTTGTTGCACTTTTGAGACATTTTGGATGCTTTTGCTG TTGGGAACTTGCTTCCACTCTAAAAGAATCCAAAGAAAGATTTGATTCATCTGGTGTTAAATTAATAGCTGTAGGCATCGGTACTCCAAATAAAGCACGTATCCTAGCCGAGCGg TTGCCTTTTCCAATGGATTGCCTTTATGCTGATCCTGATAGAAAG GCATATGATTTACTAGGTCTATACTATGGCTTTGGTCGTACATTCCTTAATCCAGCTAGT GTCAAGGTGTTTTCAAAGACGAGATTGGACATCATGCGAGAAGCCATGAAAAACTATACTTTTGAGGCTACCCCGGACGATAAAAGCAGCGTGTTGCAGCAG GGAGGGATGTTTGTTTTCAAAGGCAAGCAACTGTTGTATGCTCGAAAAGACGAAGGTACTGGCGACCACGCTCCCTTAGATGATATCTACAACATCTGCTGTACTCAAGTCCCTGCAACCTGA
- the LOC101208422 gene encoding prostamide/prostaglandin F synthase isoform X2, with protein MEFLGIMHKLLGMAVVALLRHFGCFCCWELASTLKESKERFDSSGVKLIAVGIGTPNKARILAERLPFPMDCLYADPDRKAYDLLGLYYGFGRTFLNPASVKVFSKTRLDIMREAMKNYTFEATPDDKSSVLQQGGMFVFKGKQLLYARKDEGTGDHAPLDDIYNICCTQVPAT; from the exons ATGGAATTCCTTGGTATTATGCATAAATTATTG GGAATGGCTGTTGTTGCACTTTTGAGACATTTTGGATGCTTTTGCTG TTGGGAACTTGCTTCCACTCTAAAAGAATCCAAAGAAAGATTTGATTCATCTGGTGTTAAATTAATAGCTGTAGGCATCGGTACTCCAAATAAAGCACGTATCCTAGCCGAGCGg TTGCCTTTTCCAATGGATTGCCTTTATGCTGATCCTGATAGAAAG GCATATGATTTACTAGGTCTATACTATGGCTTTGGTCGTACATTCCTTAATCCAGCTAGT GTCAAGGTGTTTTCAAAGACGAGATTGGACATCATGCGAGAAGCCATGAAAAACTATACTTTTGAGGCTACCCCGGACGATAAAAGCAGCGTGTTGCAGCAG GGAGGGATGTTTGTTTTCAAAGGCAAGCAACTGTTGTATGCTCGAAAAGACGAAGGTACTGGCGACCACGCTCCCTTAGATGATATCTACAACATCTGCTGTACTCAAGTCCCTGCAACCTGA
- the LOC101209150 gene encoding ethylene-responsive transcription factor ERF011, which yields MKDRKEEKKSKQFKGIRMRKWGKWVAEIREPNKRSRIWLGSYSSPVAAARAYDAAVFHLRGPTARLNFPDFLTTTVDRASSFPLSAAAVRKIAAEVGAQVDALESSRRHSSDQSCSLNPTKLRCCSYSCSSGFSDRVDLNKFPDPEDSDGDCVSTHWTS from the coding sequence atgaaagacagaaaggaagagaaaaaatcaaaGCAATTCAAGGGGATAAGGATGAGAAAATGGGGGAAATGGGTTGCCGAAATTCGAGAACCCAATAAACGCTCTCGAATTTGGCTGGGTTCTTATTCCTCCCCCGTCGCTGCCGCCCGTGCTTACGACGCCGCCGTCTTCCACCTCCGTGGCCCCACCGCTCGCCTTAATTTCCCTGACTTTTTAACAACCACCGTTGACCGTGCTTCCTCCTTCCCTCTCTCCGCCGCTGCTGTCCGCAAGATCGCTGCCGAAGTCGGCGCTCAGGTCGACGCCCTTGAGTCGTCTCGCCGTCATTCTTCCGACCAAAGTTGTTCTCTCAACCCCACCAAGCTTCGTTGCTGTTCTTATTCTTGTTCAAGTGGTTTTTCCGATCGGGTCGACTTGAATAAATTTCCTGACCCGGAAGATTCCGATGGCGACTGCGTTAGTACTCATTGGACAAGCtga